From one Lycium ferocissimum isolate CSIRO_LF1 chromosome 7, AGI_CSIRO_Lferr_CH_V1, whole genome shotgun sequence genomic stretch:
- the LOC132061863 gene encoding ABSCISIC ACID-INSENSITIVE 5-like protein 7 isoform X1 produces MLLDFHCPLPCRTMGSYLNFKNFGDSSQPESSGGNNSNFWLGRQSSIYSFTFDELQSTCGLGKDLGSMNMDDLLKNIEESQALPSSAGAGGNLQRQGSLTLPRTLSQKTVDEVWQDFQKETVNANDGSGTGGLNFGQGQSTLGEMTLEDFLVRAGAVREDMQPTGYSNDVTFTQPSNNNIAFQQATQNPGQLSNQIAGNNIFNVVSTTSSQQKPQLPLFPKQTTVEFASPMQLGQLACPGTRAPMSNPTANTSSIMQGGVMSMAPVKGGSPGNLDTSSVSPSPYAVCGEVGRGRRSCTSFEKVVERRRKRMIKNRESAARSRDRKQAYTLELEAEVAKLKEIKEELQKKQAEFMEKQKNQLLEKMNMPWENKLICLRRTVTGPW; encoded by the exons ATGTTGTTGG ATTTTCACTGTCCTCTGCCTTGTCGTACCATGGGATCTTACCTGAACTTCAAGAACTTTGGTGACTCATCACAACCAGAGAGCAGCGGTGGAAATAATAGTAATTTTTGGTTGGGCCGACAATCTTCCATATACTCGTTTACCTTTGATGAGCTGCAAAGTACGTGTGGACTTGGAAAAGATCTTGGGTCGATGAATATGGATGACCTCTTGAAGAACATTGAAGAGTCTCAAGCATTGCCATCTTCTGCTGGTGCTGGGGGAAATTTGCAGAGACAGGGTTCTTTGACACTGCCTAGGACACTAAGTCAGAAAACTGTCGATGAAGTATGGCAAGACTTTCAGAAAGAGACTGTTAATGCTAATGATGGAAGTGGAACGGGAGGATTAAACTTTGGGCAGGGGCAATCTACCTTGGGAGAAATGACATTAGAAGACTTTTTGGTTAGAGCAGGGGCTGTGAGAGAAGATATGCAACCAACTGGATATTCAAATGATGTTACATTCACTCAACCTAGTAATAACAACATAGCATTTCAACAAGCAACCCAAAACCCTGGACAGTTGAGTAATCAAATTGCAGGGAATAACATATTCAATGTGGTTAGTACCACATCTTCACAGCAAAAGCCACAGCTGCCCCTTTTCCCCAAACAAACAACTGTagaatttgcatcacccatgcaATTAGGTCAACTGGCTTGCCCAGGGACAAGGGCTCCCATGTCTAATCCGACTGCAAATACTAGTAGTATCATGCAGGGTGGTGTTATGAGCATGGCTCCAGTAAAAGGAGGATCTCCTGGAAATCTTGATACATCTTCTGTTTCACCTTCACCTTATGCTGTGTGTGGTGAAGTTGGAAGAGGAAGGAGATCATGCACTTCTTTTGAAAAAGTTGTTGAGAGAAGGCGTAAGAGGATGATAAAGAACAGGGAGTCTGCCGCCAGATCAAGGGATCGCAAGCAG GCATACACTTTAGAGTTGGAAGCTGAAGTGGCGAAGCTTAAAGAAATCAAGGAAGAGTTGCAGAAGAAACAG GCTGAATTTATGGAGAAGCAGAAAAATCAG TTAttggaaaagatgaatatgccgTGGGAAAATAAACTAATATGCTTGAGAAGGACAGTGACAGGACCTTGGTAG
- the LOC132061863 gene encoding ABSCISIC ACID-INSENSITIVE 5-like protein 7 isoform X2 codes for MGSYLNFKNFGDSSQPESSGGNNSNFWLGRQSSIYSFTFDELQSTCGLGKDLGSMNMDDLLKNIEESQALPSSAGAGGNLQRQGSLTLPRTLSQKTVDEVWQDFQKETVNANDGSGTGGLNFGQGQSTLGEMTLEDFLVRAGAVREDMQPTGYSNDVTFTQPSNNNIAFQQATQNPGQLSNQIAGNNIFNVVSTTSSQQKPQLPLFPKQTTVEFASPMQLGQLACPGTRAPMSNPTANTSSIMQGGVMSMAPVKGGSPGNLDTSSVSPSPYAVCGEVGRGRRSCTSFEKVVERRRKRMIKNRESAARSRDRKQAYTLELEAEVAKLKEIKEELQKKQAEFMEKQKNQLLEKMNMPWENKLICLRRTVTGPW; via the exons ATGGGATCTTACCTGAACTTCAAGAACTTTGGTGACTCATCACAACCAGAGAGCAGCGGTGGAAATAATAGTAATTTTTGGTTGGGCCGACAATCTTCCATATACTCGTTTACCTTTGATGAGCTGCAAAGTACGTGTGGACTTGGAAAAGATCTTGGGTCGATGAATATGGATGACCTCTTGAAGAACATTGAAGAGTCTCAAGCATTGCCATCTTCTGCTGGTGCTGGGGGAAATTTGCAGAGACAGGGTTCTTTGACACTGCCTAGGACACTAAGTCAGAAAACTGTCGATGAAGTATGGCAAGACTTTCAGAAAGAGACTGTTAATGCTAATGATGGAAGTGGAACGGGAGGATTAAACTTTGGGCAGGGGCAATCTACCTTGGGAGAAATGACATTAGAAGACTTTTTGGTTAGAGCAGGGGCTGTGAGAGAAGATATGCAACCAACTGGATATTCAAATGATGTTACATTCACTCAACCTAGTAATAACAACATAGCATTTCAACAAGCAACCCAAAACCCTGGACAGTTGAGTAATCAAATTGCAGGGAATAACATATTCAATGTGGTTAGTACCACATCTTCACAGCAAAAGCCACAGCTGCCCCTTTTCCCCAAACAAACAACTGTagaatttgcatcacccatgcaATTAGGTCAACTGGCTTGCCCAGGGACAAGGGCTCCCATGTCTAATCCGACTGCAAATACTAGTAGTATCATGCAGGGTGGTGTTATGAGCATGGCTCCAGTAAAAGGAGGATCTCCTGGAAATCTTGATACATCTTCTGTTTCACCTTCACCTTATGCTGTGTGTGGTGAAGTTGGAAGAGGAAGGAGATCATGCACTTCTTTTGAAAAAGTTGTTGAGAGAAGGCGTAAGAGGATGATAAAGAACAGGGAGTCTGCCGCCAGATCAAGGGATCGCAAGCAG GCATACACTTTAGAGTTGGAAGCTGAAGTGGCGAAGCTTAAAGAAATCAAGGAAGAGTTGCAGAAGAAACAG GCTGAATTTATGGAGAAGCAGAAAAATCAG TTAttggaaaagatgaatatgccgTGGGAAAATAAACTAATATGCTTGAGAAGGACAGTGACAGGACCTTGGTAG